From Gloeomargarita sp. SKYB120, the proteins below share one genomic window:
- the csx18 gene encoding CRISPR-associated protein Csx18, with the protein MMTRRGAWLILHVRQLQVRNVILAVVNGVITLVILLIAPLGLAAVIINTLLVAGATWLTATVMDGVCFWLMPQTLPRPSHFQQPVSSAIEPISESIRRPDA; encoded by the coding sequence ATGATGACGCGGCGGGGTGCTTGGTTAATTCTGCATGTGCGGCAACTGCAGGTGCGCAATGTCATCCTAGCGGTGGTTAACGGGGTCATTACCCTCGTCATTCTCTTGATTGCGCCGCTGGGATTAGCGGCTGTTATCATCAATACACTTTTAGTTGCCGGGGCAACCTGGTTAACAGCAACAGTGATGGACGGGGTGTGCTTTTGGCTTATGCCCCAGACGCTACCACGACCTTCCCACTTCCAACAGCCTGTTTCATCCGCCATTGAGCCAATTTCAGAATCTATCCGTCGGCCTGACGCTTAG